The Panulirus ornatus isolate Po-2019 unplaced genomic scaffold, ASM3632096v1 CTG_2523_pilon, whole genome shotgun sequence genome includes a region encoding these proteins:
- the LOC139748439 gene encoding isocitrate dehydrogenase [NAD] subunit beta, mitochondrial-like, which yields MAALSRKVSSTFNTLRPLVCAVHAQGLHSDAPLSSATVPVSKPVGHTTATLIPGDGVGPELCQVVLDVFRNAGVPVNFEEHYVTEFYGSKSDNINDVVESIRPNGICLKGILATPDYSSDGELKTHNMKLRDELDLFVNVVHVMSLNGLSFRHKNVDMVVIREQLEGEYSALEHESVAVVDCLQIMTREKCRRIAKFAFDYATKYERKRVTAVHKDNIIKLGDGLFLRQCEEVAAMYPHIKFSNMIIDNCTMQLVSNPHQFDVLVLPNLYGNIVDNLAAGLVGGAGVVAGASYSSNAVVFEPGAHHTFCEAVGNNVANPTAMLLASENLLNHISLQYYGDL from the coding sequence atggcagcactCAGTAGGAAAGTATCGTCTACTTTCAATACCCTGCGGCCCCTGGTGTGTGCAGTCCACGCTCAAGGATTGCATAGTGATGCTCCTCTTTCCTCTGCTACTGTACCAGTTAGCAAGCCAGTAggtcacaccacagccacacttaTCCCAGGTGATGGTGTAGGACCTGAGTTATGTCAAGTAGTTTTAGACGTCTTCAGAAATGCTGGTGTGCCTGTCAACTTTGAAGAGCACTATGTAACAGAGTTTTATGGAAGTAAGtcagataatattaatgatgttgTGGAAAGTATCCGACCCAATGGGATTTGTCTGAAAGGCATTTTGGCCACCCCTGACTATAGCTCTGATGGAGAACTCAAGACCCACAATATGAAGCTAAGAGATGAACTTGATCTGTTTGTCAATGTTGTTCATGTCATGTCGTTGAATGGTCTCAGCTTTCGACATAAGAATGTGGATATGGTCGTCATTCGTGAGCAGTTAGAAGGTGAATACTCTGCTCTTGAACATGAGAGTGTAGCAGTAGTTGACTGTCTCCAGATCATGACCCGTGAGAAGTGCCGACGCATTGCCAAGTTTGCCTTTGATTATGCTACAAAATATGAACGAAAGAGGGTAACAGCTGTTCATAAGGATAATATCATAAAGCTTGGTGATGGACTATTTCTCAGACAGTGTGAAGAGGTGGCTGCAATGTACCCTCATATAAAATTTAGCAATATGATCATCGACAACTGCACAATGCAGCTGGTGTCCAACCCTCATCAGTTTGATGTATTGGTACTCCCCAACCTTTATGGTAACATTGTGGATAATCTTGCTGCTGgtctggtgggtggtgcaggtgtggttgcTGGGGCTTCATATTCCAGCAATGCTGTTGTATTTGAGCCGGGAGCACACCATACGTTTTGTGAAGCTGTGGGTAACAATGTAGCCAATCCAACTGCAATGCTTTTAGCTTCTGAAAACTTGCTGAATCATATTAGTCTCCAATACTATGGAGACTTATAA